Proteins encoded within one genomic window of Bacillus thuringiensis:
- the argH gene encoding argininosuccinate lyase, protein MKQSKEEFIKSEGADFPGKTYVDCVLQHVFEFQRNYLLKDMFQVHKAHITMLTEENLMKKEEAKVILHALKKVEGIPKEQLLYTEQHEDLFFLVEHLISQEAKSDFVSNMHIGRSRNDMGVTMYRMSLRQYVLRLMEHHLLMQESILQLAADHKETIMPAYTHTQPAQPTTFGHYVLAIYDTMQRDLERMKRTYKLLNQSPMGAAALSTTSFPINRERVANLLGFTNVIENSYDAVAGADYLLEVSSLLMVMMTNTSRWIHDFLLLATKEYDGITVAKPYVQISSIMPQKRNPVSIEHARAITSSALGEAFTVFQMIHNTPFGDIVDTEDDLQPYLYKGIEKAIRVFCILNAVIRTMKVEEETLKSRSYKHAITITDFADVLTKNYDIPFRHAHHAASVIANMSLEQQKELHELHFKDVNIYLQEKFKIHLLEKEWEEIISPEAFIQKRKVYGGPSKKEMERMIKNRKESFRKEEEVFKKEKQRILQVENALNTLASNIIES, encoded by the coding sequence ATGAAACAAAGCAAAGAAGAGTTTATAAAGAGTGAAGGCGCTGATTTCCCTGGGAAAACATACGTGGATTGTGTATTACAACATGTATTTGAGTTTCAAAGAAATTACTTATTGAAAGACATGTTTCAAGTGCATAAAGCGCATATTACGATGCTGACTGAAGAAAATTTAATGAAAAAGGAAGAAGCTAAAGTTATATTACACGCATTAAAAAAGGTAGAGGGAATTCCAAAAGAGCAATTGCTCTATACAGAGCAGCATGAAGATCTCTTTTTTTTAGTGGAACATTTAATTTCTCAAGAAGCAAAAAGCGATTTTGTAAGTAATATGCATATTGGTAGAAGTAGAAATGATATGGGTGTAACGATGTATCGCATGAGTTTAAGACAGTATGTATTACGATTAATGGAACATCATTTGTTAATGCAAGAGAGTATATTGCAACTTGCGGCTGATCATAAGGAAACAATTATGCCAGCTTATACACATACACAACCAGCGCAGCCAACAACATTTGGTCATTATGTGTTAGCAATTTATGATACGATGCAAAGAGATTTAGAACGAATGAAAAGAACGTACAAACTTTTAAATCAATCCCCAATGGGAGCTGCTGCGCTTTCTACAACAAGTTTCCCAATTAACCGAGAGCGAGTTGCCAATTTACTTGGATTTACTAATGTAATCGAGAACTCATATGATGCTGTTGCTGGAGCGGATTATTTATTAGAAGTTAGCTCATTACTTATGGTAATGATGACGAATACGAGTAGATGGATTCATGATTTTTTACTATTAGCGACGAAAGAATATGATGGTATTACTGTTGCAAAGCCATATGTACAGATTAGTAGTATTATGCCGCAAAAGCGAAATCCAGTTTCCATTGAACACGCCCGTGCAATTACGAGTAGTGCTTTAGGTGAAGCATTTACAGTATTTCAAATGATTCATAATACACCATTTGGCGATATTGTCGATACGGAAGATGACTTGCAGCCGTATTTATATAAAGGAATTGAAAAGGCTATTCGTGTATTTTGCATTTTGAATGCAGTCATTCGAACAATGAAAGTGGAAGAAGAAACGCTGAAAAGTCGTTCTTATAAACATGCAATTACGATAACTGATTTCGCAGATGTTTTAACAAAAAACTATGACATTCCATTCCGGCATGCGCATCATGCAGCAAGTGTTATTGCAAATATGTCATTGGAGCAACAAAAGGAGCTTCATGAATTACATTTCAAAGATGTAAATATATACTTACAAGAAAAATTTAAAATACATTTATTAGAAAAAGAGTGGGAAGAAATTATATCTCCAGAAGCTTTTATACAAAAAAGAAAGGTGTACGGTGGACCGAGTAAAAAAGAGATGGAGCGTATGATTAAAAATCGAAAAGAGTCATTTCGAAAAGAAGAAGAGGTATTTAAAAAGGAAAAACAGAGAATTTTACAAGTTGAAAATGCTTTGAATACGTTAGCTTCGAATATTATTGAATCGTAA
- a CDS encoding (S)-benzoin forming benzil reductase, whose protein sequence is MRYVIITGTSQGLGEAIATQLLEKNTTVISISRRENKELTKLAEQYNSNCVFHSLDLQDVHNLETNFNEIISSIQEDSVSSIHLINNAGTVAPMKPIEKAESEQFITNVHINLLAPMILTSTFMKHTKEWKVDKRVINISSGAGKNPYFGWGAYCTTKAGVNMFTQCVATEEAAKEYPVKIVAFAPGVVDTNMQAQIRETNKEDFTNLERFIALKEEGKLLSPEYVAKAIRNLLETEDFPQGEIIRIDE, encoded by the coding sequence ATGCGCTACGTTATCATAACAGGAACTTCACAAGGTTTAGGTGAGGCTATTGCCACACAATTGTTAGAAAAAAATACAACTGTCATCTCTATTTCTAGAAGAGAAAATAAAGAGCTTACGAAACTCGCAGAACAATATAATAGCAATTGTGTTTTCCACTCCTTAGATCTTCAAGATGTACATAATTTAGAAACGAACTTTAACGAAATCATTTCATCTATTCAAGAAGACAGTGTATCTTCTATTCATTTAATTAATAATGCGGGTACGGTTGCTCCTATGAAGCCAATTGAAAAAGCAGAAAGTGAACAATTCATTACGAACGTTCACATTAATTTACTTGCCCCTATGATTCTTACATCTACTTTCATGAAACATACGAAAGAATGGAAAGTAGATAAACGTGTTATAAACATTTCATCTGGTGCAGGAAAAAATCCATACTTCGGATGGGGCGCTTATTGTACAACGAAAGCTGGCGTAAATATGTTTACACAGTGCGTAGCAACCGAAGAAGCAGCAAAAGAATATCCAGTAAAAATCGTCGCTTTTGCACCTGGCGTTGTTGATACAAATATGCAAGCACAGATTCGTGAAACAAATAAAGAAGACTTCACAAATTTAGAGCGATTCATCGCATTAAAAGAAGAAGGAAAGCTATTATCACCTGAATATGTTGCGAAAGCTATTCGTAACTTACTAGAAACTGAAGACTTCCCTCAAGGCGAGATTATTAGAATTGATGAATAA
- a CDS encoding GNAT family N-acetyltransferase yields MIQLHVYEEILNFKEVVTPFLEKNEQENNLILGVLQMVQQPIFMGIAKQGEEIAIVFLQTEEKKQIIVATSEISGIAIKELAKELTKVYPDIPGLIGNKKVVQQLAEEIAVLENKKTSVVMEQGVYELKEVKKKPSEGSFFREVRSDELTLIEEWIYRFCEDVNLPTTKEEAKQTAHTLITNHRLFGLEVDGKLVSVAAKTRPTTNNITVNFVYTPKEARKKGYASNCVAALSQRMLDEGYKTTTLYTDLANPTSNKIYQEIGYEQIAESVLIFLEK; encoded by the coding sequence ATGATTCAATTACATGTATATGAAGAGATTCTTAATTTTAAAGAAGTGGTTACACCATTTTTAGAAAAGAATGAACAGGAAAATAATCTCATATTAGGTGTATTACAAATGGTCCAACAACCGATATTTATGGGGATAGCGAAACAAGGAGAAGAAATTGCGATTGTATTTCTGCAAACGGAAGAGAAGAAACAAATCATTGTTGCAACTTCTGAAATTTCAGGAATAGCTATCAAGGAGCTTGCAAAAGAGTTAACGAAAGTATATCCAGATATTCCCGGATTGATCGGTAATAAGAAAGTTGTACAACAATTAGCGGAAGAGATTGCGGTGTTAGAAAATAAGAAAACGAGTGTTGTAATGGAACAAGGAGTATATGAGTTGAAAGAAGTGAAGAAGAAACCGAGCGAGGGTAGTTTTTTTCGAGAAGTACGTAGTGATGAACTAACATTAATAGAAGAGTGGATATATCGATTTTGCGAAGATGTGAATCTTCCTACTACGAAAGAGGAAGCAAAACAAACGGCACATACATTAATCACTAATCATCGTTTATTTGGTCTAGAAGTAGACGGAAAACTTGTTTCTGTAGCAGCAAAAACGAGACCGACTACAAATAATATAACAGTTAATTTCGTATATACGCCTAAAGAAGCAAGGAAAAAGGGATACGCATCTAATTGTGTAGCGGCACTTAGTCAACGTATGTTAGATGAAGGTTACAAGACGACTACGTTATATACTGATTTGGCGAATCCGACATCGAATAAAATTTATCAAGAAATTGGTTATGAGCAAATTGCGGAGTCCGTGCTTATATTTTTAGAGAAGTAG
- a CDS encoding DUF7507 domain-containing protein: MPFLNRFTTTVTGAVTFTGNTLGLSPTSPAPGNNFGTIDVFTTVNTSLQVPGFPAGTTDDWPLNSSSAILNLPVGSSVLYAELVWAGTYRTDTEDVTAFLNDNITFTTPSGTFSVTPDPATAQQGSVGKQFYYSRSANVTNLVSAGGAGTYTTGAVPAARTSADPTISRSAGWTLEVVYQNASLPLRNLSVYAGQEIIDASSPPVDATISGFATPATGAVTGRVLVTVQEGDSNISGDQLRFGPNPNAIVALFGPRNPANNFFQSQICNDFGELDTTGTFGDLNQPLGIALAVRRQGWDITNVDASSSLVNNQTSATVRFVTNGDGYAAAGFGVQIDATGPIINPVKSVDKAVAGIGDILTYTITVPNTGTGSADNVVLQDSIPNGTTFIAGSVTVGGVAQPSANPASGINLGTIPNNAQRIVTFQVRITSFPNPNPISNRAMVSYQFRPFVGSLPIASTSSSNTVQTTVNQATISMQKSVDLQTATLNDVLTYTVNVTNNGNVTANNVIFVDSIPAGTTFVANSVTVNGVARPGANPASSINLGSINASQTTVVRFQVRVTSNPLVNPIPNRASVTFNFTPVPGQQPVSGQATSNTVVTTINIADITTRKTVDKAFATVNDVLTYTVTIQNTGNVLATNVIFQDPIPTGTTFITNSVTVDGISQPGANPATGFTVANISPGGTRTVTFQVRVTSTPSGGTIPNRGNVSANFVVIPNQPPVTINRQTNTVVTQVNTGGLNVIKEVNTTQAAVGDTLTYTIAVQNTGNVPLTNVLFQDTISSAVSFVANSVTINGVPQSGLNPNTGFSLPNIPAAQTVVVTFEVVIVQNPGDEDILNQANVTASFQVNPSEPPVTITIPSNLVNTTVQSGNFEVVKAVNTDVATVGDVLVYTIEIINAGSVPATNVFFQDSIPQGTLFIENSVLVNGVLQEGADPGLGFPLNDLPTGASVIISFEVLIDEIPPGNNVVNNANVTGDFLVNPTEPPITVTVPSNTVMTVVNSSGLNVMKSVSATEAGVGDTLTYTVAIQNSGTVVATNVSFLDPIPVGTTFVANSVTINGTPQPGLNPTTAFPLANIPVGGMVTVTFQVTITSVPPNRVLPNNANVTADFQVSPLQPPITIVTISNTVVTRVNVGSLNVIKSVNTPQAGVGDTLTYTILIQNTGTVPATNIIFQDPIPSGATFVANSVTINGVVQQGADPIAGFPVTDIPVGQTATITFQVTVTSVPSGGNIRNQSNVTASFLINPAGPPITTTTNSNFVVTQVNTARLNIQKSSSVQQATLGETYTYSVVIRNNGTVTATNVSFIDPIAPETTFVANSVTINGTPQPGFDPNVGFPLPNIAAGTSLTVTFQVIVVAPSTLGAVLNTASATATFLLNPLQPPVTTTNSSNTTVVTIPLPPPGEVTATKTVNVATGAVGDVLTYTVLITNVGIIPVTDVLFQDVIPEGTTFVDNSVTIGGIQQPGLNPEIGFTVSPLLNAGGSITVTFQVTITEVPDNEVILNDADVTFTSQPNPQEPPITQTILTNLVVTTINIASIFPVKIVDKEAATVGEILTYDVLIFNFGTVPATNVQFLDSSTSGVAFVPGSVSINGIPEPGLDPFIGFTVPDIPVGDFVLVTYQEMVTSIPQGGTVVNFVDVTATFAVSETEPPITETTTSNTTLTEINESGLNVLKSVSQPIVAVGDTITYTTVVQNTGTVIATNVQYSDVLPSSITFVPNSVTINGVLQPGLDPNTGFSLPDITPGESVEVTFQVTVVSVPSNGTIANTANVTGSFILVPGEPPVIVNQPSNTTLTTVNRGRFNVIKQVNRAATLVGDVLTYTVQITNTGTVTANNVQFIDTISAGASFVANSVTINGVPQPNLNPITGFAVGDIPVGETVIVTFQATVTTIPSSGTITNVANITGSFTLVPGEPPVIVNQPSNTTITRVNRGRFNIIKTVNKQATRLGDTLTYSVQVTNTGTVTATNVQFIDVPSPGLEFVPGSVQINGIPQVGLDPFVGFSLPDLAVGDSVLIIFEVNVIAVPPSSSIMNTARVTGDFELIPGEPPFTITNSSNTTVTPVNRGSLDMRKEVDHSIVGVGETVTYTVRILNTGTADAMNVQFIDVLSPEAVFVPNSVTVNGVARPGVNPQVGFTILDIPVGETAIVTYEATITSFPDGGTVVNVAGASAEYILVPGEPPVTVMDTSNTVIVTVNTAILFVAKGANFEVAMVGDVVTYGIAVINDSTVPVTNIVLKDIIDPNTLFINGTVTVNDVSLPFAHPNTGIPLGDFQPNDAAIINFQVVITGGQINNLVTNTATASGLATVNPNEPPVVVEGDSNTVVIPFISQNVSTTVVKTADHQTATIGDVITFTIVITNTGDTAIQNIRFQDMLDSSVRFVQGSVTVDNTPVPNVSPVSGFLIGSLNPGEARTVSFQVVVQSAPSGSGNYINQASIRFEHQVGTVLPPVTQIVESNMVVIPFVPTIEQICETNFNCLDKIPFECSPCHHLHGHKK; this comes from the coding sequence GTGCCTTTTTTGAATCGCTTTACAACAACAGTAACGGGTGCCGTCACGTTCACTGGGAATACATTAGGACTTAGTCCTACATCGCCTGCGCCAGGCAATAACTTTGGTACGATTGATGTATTTACAACGGTGAATACATCACTTCAAGTACCTGGATTCCCAGCAGGAACGACGGATGATTGGCCTTTAAATTCTTCAAGTGCAATTTTGAACCTTCCAGTAGGGAGTAGCGTTTTATACGCAGAACTAGTATGGGCCGGCACATACCGGACTGATACGGAGGATGTTACCGCGTTTTTAAATGATAATATTACTTTTACAACACCATCCGGAACATTTTCTGTTACGCCAGATCCCGCTACTGCGCAGCAAGGTTCAGTAGGGAAACAGTTTTATTATAGTCGCTCGGCTAATGTAACGAACCTTGTTAGTGCAGGTGGGGCCGGCACATATACAACAGGTGCTGTGCCTGCTGCAAGAACTTCAGCCGATCCAACAATTAGCCGTTCAGCTGGCTGGACGCTTGAGGTTGTGTATCAAAATGCAAGTTTACCACTTCGAAATTTGTCAGTATATGCAGGCCAAGAAATTATTGATGCTTCATCCCCGCCAGTTGATGCTACTATTTCAGGATTTGCTACGCCAGCTACAGGAGCTGTTACAGGAAGAGTGCTCGTAACTGTTCAAGAGGGAGATTCCAACATTTCTGGAGATCAACTTCGCTTTGGACCAAACCCAAATGCTATAGTTGCATTATTCGGACCGAGAAATCCGGCAAATAATTTCTTTCAATCTCAAATTTGTAATGACTTTGGGGAATTAGATACAACCGGAACGTTTGGAGATTTGAATCAGCCACTAGGGATAGCTTTGGCTGTTCGAAGACAAGGATGGGATATTACAAACGTAGATGCTTCATCATCATTAGTAAATAATCAAACGTCAGCAACCGTTCGGTTCGTTACAAATGGTGATGGTTATGCAGCGGCTGGTTTTGGTGTTCAAATTGATGCGACGGGACCGATTATAAATCCTGTCAAATCTGTTGATAAAGCAGTTGCAGGTATAGGAGATATTCTCACTTATACGATTACAGTTCCGAATACAGGAACAGGAAGTGCGGACAACGTTGTATTACAAGATAGTATTCCGAACGGCACAACATTTATAGCTGGTAGTGTAACGGTAGGTGGAGTAGCACAACCAAGTGCGAATCCAGCTAGTGGAATTAATTTAGGAACGATACCAAATAATGCTCAAAGAATCGTTACATTCCAAGTAAGAATTACATCGTTTCCAAATCCAAACCCTATTTCAAATCGTGCAATGGTGTCTTACCAATTTCGTCCTTTCGTCGGTAGCCTTCCTATTGCAAGTACGTCTTCTTCAAATACAGTACAAACGACAGTGAATCAAGCAACTATAAGTATGCAAAAATCTGTAGATTTACAGACGGCAACACTTAATGATGTATTAACGTACACGGTTAATGTAACGAATAATGGAAACGTCACTGCAAACAATGTTATTTTTGTTGATAGTATCCCTGCAGGAACAACATTTGTCGCAAACAGCGTTACGGTAAACGGGGTAGCACGTCCAGGAGCGAATCCAGCAAGTAGTATTAATTTAGGAAGTATTAATGCATCGCAAACGACTGTAGTGCGCTTTCAAGTACGAGTGACATCGAACCCTCTTGTCAATCCAATTCCAAACCGTGCGAGTGTAACATTTAACTTTACTCCAGTACCTGGTCAACAACCAGTTTCAGGGCAAGCGACAAGTAATACTGTAGTTACGACAATTAATATAGCTGATATAACAACGAGAAAAACAGTGGATAAAGCTTTTGCAACGGTTAACGACGTTCTTACGTACACGGTAACAATTCAAAATACAGGAAATGTACTTGCGACGAATGTTATTTTTCAAGATCCAATCCCAACTGGAACGACTTTTATCACAAATAGTGTAACTGTAGATGGAATTTCGCAACCTGGGGCAAATCCGGCAACTGGGTTTACAGTTGCTAACATATCTCCAGGTGGGACTAGGACAGTTACATTTCAAGTACGAGTAACATCTACGCCGTCAGGAGGTACGATTCCGAATCGCGGAAATGTATCTGCTAATTTCGTCGTTATTCCGAATCAGCCACCAGTAACGATTAATAGACAAACGAATACAGTTGTGACACAAGTTAATACAGGCGGTTTAAATGTAATAAAAGAAGTGAATACAACGCAAGCGGCAGTAGGGGACACTTTAACGTACACGATTGCCGTTCAAAATACAGGAAACGTTCCGCTAACAAATGTGTTATTCCAAGACACTATTTCTTCCGCTGTTTCTTTCGTTGCAAATTCTGTAACAATTAATGGAGTACCACAAAGTGGATTGAATCCGAATACAGGATTTTCTCTTCCAAATATTCCTGCGGCTCAAACGGTTGTAGTCACATTTGAAGTAGTAATTGTACAGAATCCAGGAGATGAAGATATTTTAAATCAGGCAAATGTAACAGCAAGTTTTCAAGTGAATCCGAGTGAACCACCAGTTACGATTACTATTCCGAGTAACCTAGTGAATACAACTGTACAATCAGGGAATTTTGAAGTTGTGAAAGCAGTGAATACGGATGTTGCGACGGTAGGAGATGTTTTAGTATATACAATCGAAATCATAAATGCAGGTAGTGTACCAGCAACAAATGTATTTTTCCAAGATTCAATTCCACAAGGGACATTATTTATTGAAAATAGTGTATTGGTTAATGGTGTTTTACAAGAGGGGGCAGATCCAGGACTAGGATTCCCATTAAATGATTTACCTACTGGCGCGAGTGTAATTATTTCATTTGAGGTATTAATTGATGAAATTCCGCCAGGGAATAATGTTGTAAATAACGCGAATGTAACTGGAGATTTCCTTGTAAATCCAACAGAGCCACCGATTACTGTAACAGTACCAAGTAATACTGTTATGACTGTCGTGAATTCTTCAGGATTAAATGTAATGAAAAGTGTAAGTGCTACTGAAGCAGGTGTAGGAGATACACTAACATATACAGTTGCTATACAAAATAGTGGAACGGTAGTAGCGACAAATGTATCATTCCTTGATCCGATTCCAGTTGGAACCACTTTTGTAGCGAATAGTGTAACAATAAACGGGACACCTCAACCAGGTTTAAACCCGACAACTGCATTTCCACTTGCTAATATTCCAGTAGGAGGGATGGTAACGGTCACTTTTCAAGTGACAATCACGAGTGTACCACCAAATAGAGTTCTTCCGAATAATGCGAATGTAACTGCTGATTTCCAAGTAAGTCCTCTCCAGCCACCAATTACAATTGTAACAATTAGTAATACAGTTGTGACACGAGTGAATGTGGGATCACTTAATGTAATAAAAAGTGTAAATACACCACAAGCAGGTGTAGGAGATACGTTAACGTATACGATTCTTATTCAAAATACAGGAACTGTTCCTGCAACAAATATTATTTTTCAAGATCCAATCCCATCTGGAGCTACATTTGTAGCGAATAGTGTAACGATAAATGGAGTCGTTCAGCAAGGCGCGGATCCTATAGCAGGTTTTCCTGTTACCGATATTCCAGTTGGGCAAACGGCTACAATTACGTTTCAAGTTACAGTGACGAGTGTTCCGAGTGGTGGGAATATAAGAAATCAATCGAATGTTACTGCCAGCTTCCTTATAAATCCAGCTGGTCCTCCTATAACGACTACTACAAATAGTAATTTTGTAGTGACACAAGTAAATACAGCTCGATTAAATATACAAAAATCTTCATCTGTACAACAAGCAACACTTGGAGAAACTTACACGTATTCTGTTGTTATTCGAAACAACGGAACAGTGACAGCAACGAATGTCTCTTTTATTGATCCGATTGCTCCAGAAACAACATTTGTAGCAAATAGTGTAACGATAAATGGAACGCCTCAACCTGGATTTGATCCAAATGTAGGTTTCCCGCTTCCTAATATTGCAGCGGGCACATCATTGACAGTAACGTTCCAAGTGATAGTTGTTGCACCATCAACGCTTGGGGCAGTTCTAAACACAGCGTCTGCTACAGCTACTTTCTTATTGAACCCTTTACAACCACCTGTAACAACAACGAACTCAAGTAATACAACGGTAGTTACAATACCGTTACCTCCTCCTGGTGAAGTGACAGCAACCAAAACAGTAAATGTTGCAACTGGGGCTGTTGGGGATGTATTAACGTATACAGTGCTAATAACGAATGTAGGAATTATCCCTGTTACAGATGTGCTCTTCCAAGATGTCATTCCAGAAGGGACGACGTTTGTTGACAACAGTGTAACGATAGGTGGAATACAACAACCTGGTTTGAATCCAGAAATAGGTTTTACAGTTAGCCCGTTATTAAATGCTGGTGGAAGTATTACGGTAACATTCCAAGTGACGATTACAGAGGTTCCAGATAATGAAGTCATCTTAAATGACGCAGATGTTACATTTACTTCACAACCAAATCCGCAGGAGCCACCGATTACGCAAACGATATTAACGAATTTAGTCGTTACGACAATTAATATAGCTTCAATTTTCCCAGTAAAAATAGTAGATAAAGAGGCAGCGACGGTTGGGGAAATATTAACTTACGATGTACTAATTTTTAACTTTGGAACGGTACCGGCAACGAATGTTCAATTTCTTGATTCTAGTACGAGTGGTGTAGCATTTGTTCCAGGAAGTGTGAGTATAAACGGAATACCAGAACCTGGATTAGATCCGTTCATAGGCTTTACAGTTCCAGATATACCTGTAGGTGATTTTGTGCTTGTCACATACCAGGAGATGGTAACAAGCATACCTCAAGGTGGAACAGTTGTTAACTTTGTAGACGTTACGGCTACATTTGCTGTAAGTGAAACCGAACCACCTATTACGGAGACGACGACAAGTAACACGACATTAACGGAAATAAACGAATCTGGTTTGAATGTTTTAAAATCAGTAAGTCAACCGATCGTTGCAGTAGGCGATACAATCACATATACAACAGTCGTTCAAAATACGGGAACAGTGATAGCGACGAATGTTCAATATAGTGATGTATTACCATCCTCTATAACATTCGTACCGAATAGTGTAACGATAAACGGTGTGTTACAGCCTGGATTAGATCCTAATACTGGCTTCTCACTTCCGGATATAACTCCAGGTGAAAGTGTAGAAGTCACATTCCAAGTAACAGTTGTTAGCGTTCCGTCAAACGGAACAATTGCCAATACGGCAAATGTTACTGGAAGCTTTATTTTAGTACCAGGAGAACCACCAGTTATAGTAAATCAGCCAAGTAATACAACACTCACAACTGTAAATAGAGGACGCTTTAATGTTATTAAACAAGTAAATAGGGCTGCTACTCTCGTTGGAGATGTATTGACGTATACAGTGCAAATAACGAATACAGGAACAGTAACAGCAAATAATGTTCAGTTTATTGATACGATTTCAGCAGGAGCATCGTTTGTAGCAAATAGTGTAACGATAAATGGAGTCCCGCAACCAAACTTAAATCCGATTACTGGCTTTGCAGTTGGAGATATACCAGTTGGTGAAACGGTTATAGTAACGTTTCAAGCGACAGTTACAACCATCCCATCATCAGGAACAATCACGAACGTTGCAAATATAACAGGAAGTTTTACTTTAGTGCCAGGAGAACCACCAGTTATAGTAAATCAGCCAAGTAATACAACAATAACGAGAGTGAATAGAGGGCGCTTCAATATAATAAAAACAGTAAATAAACAAGCAACACGATTAGGAGATACGTTAACGTATAGTGTGCAAGTGACAAATACGGGAACGGTAACAGCGACGAATGTTCAGTTTATTGACGTTCCATCTCCTGGTTTAGAATTTGTTCCTGGAAGTGTACAAATAAATGGGATTCCACAAGTAGGTTTAGATCCATTTGTAGGCTTTTCATTACCCGATCTTGCAGTAGGGGATAGCGTATTAATTATATTTGAAGTAAATGTAATCGCAGTTCCGCCTTCTAGTAGCATTATGAATACAGCGAGAGTAACGGGTGATTTCGAATTGATTCCAGGAGAACCTCCGTTTACAATTACGAATTCAAGTAATACGACAGTGACACCGGTAAATAGGGGCAGCTTAGATATGCGAAAAGAAGTAGATCATTCAATTGTTGGAGTAGGAGAAACGGTAACGTATACGGTTCGTATATTAAATACTGGTACTGCTGATGCGATGAATGTTCAATTTATCGATGTACTATCTCCGGAAGCGGTTTTTGTACCAAATAGTGTAACTGTAAATGGAGTAGCTCGTCCAGGAGTAAATCCGCAGGTTGGATTTACGATTTTAGATATTCCAGTCGGTGAGACGGCGATTGTAACATATGAAGCTACGATTACGAGTTTTCCGGATGGTGGTACAGTAGTGAACGTTGCTGGGGCATCAGCAGAATATATTTTAGTACCAGGGGAACCGCCAGTGACGGTGATGGACACGAGTAATACAGTTATTGTAACGGTAAATACTGCAATCTTATTTGTTGCAAAGGGGGCAAACTTTGAAGTAGCAATGGTAGGAGATGTTGTCACTTACGGAATTGCCGTTATAAATGACAGTACAGTTCCTGTGACGAATATTGTTTTAAAAGATATCATTGATCCGAATACGTTATTTATAAATGGCACGGTAACGGTAAATGATGTATCTCTTCCATTTGCCCATCCGAATACTGGTATCCCGTTAGGTGATTTTCAGCCAAATGATGCCGCCATTATTAATTTCCAAGTTGTAATAACAGGAGGACAAATAAATAATTTAGTTACAAATACTGCTACAGCAAGTGGGCTCGCGACTGTAAATCCGAATGAGCCACCAGTAGTAGTTGAAGGTGATAGCAATACAGTTGTTATCCCATTTATATCTCAAAATGTCTCAACGACAGTCGTAAAAACGGCAGATCATCAAACAGCAACGATTGGTGATGTTATTACGTTTACGATAGTTATAACGAATACGGGAGATACAGCAATACAAAATATTCGTTTTCAAGATATGTTAGATAGTAGTGTTCGATTTGTTCAGGGAAGTGTAACAGTTGATAATACGCCAGTGCCAAATGTAAGCCCAGTATCAGGATTTCTCATAGGTAGTTTAAATCCAGGTGAAGCGCGAACAGTTTCGTTCCAAGTAGTAGTTCAGAGTGCGCCAAGTGGTTCAGGAAATTATATTAATCAAGCGAGTATCCGTTTCGAACATCAAGTAGGTACAGTATTGCCACCTGTCACACAAATAGTAGAAAGTAATATGGTCGTCATTCCGTTCGTTCCGACGATTGAACAAATTTGTGAAACAAACTTTAATTGCTTAGATAAAATTCCATTTGAGTGTTCTCCGTGTCATCACTTGCACGGACATAAAAAATAA